A region of the Candidatus Acidiferrales bacterium genome:
GCGCAGACAATCACGGAGCGTGCGCCGGGCACGACGACTTCCGCGTGCATGCGCCGGTCATCCTGCAAATAATGCATCTCGCCCGCGTAGCCCCGCGCGAGCCATTCGGGCAGCTTTTGCAGCTCGGGAAATTCTTCCGCACGCGCAACGCCGCACAAATCGAATCCAATGGTTCGCGCCTGCTCGATAAGGCGCTCGGTCCTTTCGCCGCGCATGGCTTTTGCCAGCATGAAACTATCATGCACTAAAATTCGCGTGGCTGCTCTGGAATGCCTCGCCGAGCGTTGATACAATTCGCAGATATGGCAAACTGGCGGCAGATTCAAGGACGCATCCGGCGGGCGCGCACGAGCGGAGACCCCGTCGCCAAGCTCACCGAACTATTTCAAAAGACGCGCGACGCGATGGTGGCATTCGAGGTCGGCTCGCTCGAAGAGAAGGCCGGCCACAACGATGAAGCAATTCGCTGGTTCAAAGCCGCTGCGGAACGCTTCCGGCGCGCGGATTGGAAAAAGAAAGCTGCGGACGCACTGACGCGTCTGGGCGCGGCAGTGCCCGAAGGACTGTCCGCGCGCGCGGCGGTTTCCACCGAGGCGACTGAACACGCGGCAAACGAAGGCGGAGAAAGCCTCGTTGAGGAAGAGGACGTGCAAAATTCGGAAATGATGGGAAATTTGGAAACGGAGAAACTAGGCGTGAATCTTGAGCCGGAAGTGATTCACGAAGATCCGCAAGATCAGATCTTCAACCGCGAGCAGCCGCCGAGCGCCGTAGCGCGCGCGGCAAGCCAACGGCAGCCCGCCACCGAGCGCCGGGGACGGAGGCGCGGGCGGCGCGGAGGCCGAAGGCACAAGCGCCACGGAGAGGCTGGCAAGCCGGGAATGGAGCGTCCGACCGTGACGCCCGCAAGACCACCGGTGGAGCGAACATCCCGCTCCGGCATGGACGAGCGCGTGTATGCGCAGTCGGGCCGTCAGTCGCCGGCGGCACAGATTTCCGCATCTGCCCCTGTAGAAACTCCAGAGAGCGCGGCGACGCCCGCTTCGCGGTTTGTGCCGGAACCGAGCGGACCATTCGTGGAACGCACTACGTTCATCCGCGCGGGCGATCCGGCGCTTGCTTCGCGCTTCGCGCAACTGGAATCGCTTTTGCGGCGGTTGATTTCCGCGCCGCTGCATCGCATCGATGAGATCGCTGAAGCGCCCGCCGGACCCGGCGTCTTTCTTCTTTCGGATTCTGATTTGATGACCAATTACTACGTTGAGGCATGCCAGACGCTGCGCATCGGGACGAGCCAGCTGGCGCGCGCAGGACGCGCCGGGCGAGGGGCGCGCGCGGAAGGGAAAGCTTCCCTTCGGGCGCAACTTGCTGAACATCTGGAAATCAACGACACGCAAGTGAACGACTACCTGAAGAAGCACTGTGTGGTCCGCTGGCTGCAGCTCGATGAAGACGCACCGCACGTGGCGCATTTTGCCATCGCCGTGCTGCGGCCGGCGCTGAACACGCAATGAGGGGAATGATCTGACAATACAAAGTGAAAGGCGGCGCTGTGAATGCACAAAATAAAAAAGGCCCCCGCGGGGACTGCTGCAGGGGCCTTTTGATCTTCTGTGCGCTCTTTGCGCTGCGGAACGCGCTCCTTAGAACGTCAAATGCAGAGCCATGGAAATAAATCGTGGGCTTCCGAGCGCGTTTTGAATGAATCCTTCCCCCGGAGGCACCATGTTATTCCCAATCATCCCGGAGCTGCCAACTCCTGCCGTCGCTCCATACCACTGACAAACAAAACCATTTGAAATCAAGAAGTTGTTGGGGCTTGACTGGATGTTCGGCCCAAAACAACCGTCGAGGCTGAAGTTGTTCGAAGGTGCGTCAAAGCTGGGATGATTGAAGAGATTGAAAAACTGCGCGTCGTAACGCAGGCGGAAGCGTTCATTGATCTTGATGTTCTTGAACACGCCAAAATCAAAGCGGGTCTGAAACGGTCCGCGGAAGGGGTTGCGAGGTGCATTCCCCGTTGCGAAACCGCTTTCAGAGTAATCGCACGCCGCAGTTGGATTCGCGGGCTCATCCGTGGTGGGACCGCACGGAGGAACGCCGTTCGTTCCCGGAGCATTCAGGTTTGCACCAAACGCCGCCCCGTTAATGACCGGATTATTGGGATTCACGCCCGTCGTGCCCTGGAGCTGGACGCTGTGAACACTGCCGTTGATGATCGTAAGGAGCGGATTGGTGATGAAATTGTCTCCGGCGCCAAAATATTGGGACGCCACGTCGCCAGAGAAGTCATAGATGCTGTACGGATTGCCGCTCTCGGCCACGGTGACGCCACTAATTCCCCAGTCGTTGAGCGCCTTCGCCGCAAAACCTTCTGACTTGATCAAATTGGGCACGTTGTAAACGTAATTGATGGTCAAAACATGGGTACGGTCATAACCTGCGCTGCCGTAACCAGATCGGGGGTCCAGAGGGTTATTGCCGTTATAGAAAAGTCCTTCCGCGAGTCCGCTGCCCTCGTCGAGGGCGTGAGACCAGGTGTACGAAATATTGAGTTGCAATCCATGGCTCATGCGCTTGGTCATATTGAGTTGCAGAGCGTTGTAATTGGAAACCCCCTCCGCTTCCCAATAATCAGAGTTGGGGTTGTAGCCGATGTAGGGCACGCGAAGGGCTGTGTTGCCGTCGGCTCCCGTGAATTCGCCGATGGTGGTCATCACCTGCTCGGTCTGCAATGCGCCAAATCCTCCGTCGGCATCGGTGGCCTGAAATCCATACGAGTAGGTCTGGCCATTGATCGGTTTCCCGGGAATAGCAATCCCCGGCTGATTGAACGGAACCGGGATCAGTTCATGTTGGCCGTGATTCCCAACATAACCAATGTCAAAAAGGAGCGTGTTGTACGGCTGCCACTGCACGTCGAGCGTCCAATTCTCGGAGTAGGGCAACGTATTTTTCGGATCATAGCCGCCAAAAAGGAATGCAAAGAGCGGCGTGCTGGTTGGCGTGCAAGTGGGCGTCACAGGCTCCGGGCAACCGCTCAACCCGGATTGATTATGAACGAGAGATGCGACGGAATTGGGACCCGTCAGTGTATTGGGCGGAGGGGGCAAAGGTGACGTGCCGAATGGATTGTTCTGCAAGCATTGCACGCCGGTACAGCTGTTATGGACCGGAACCGTAAAGGGTTCTTCTGTGGTCACTCCGAACGGGCCGCTGATGCCCAGGCCAGCGCTCGGGGAAAACTCCGTAAAGAACTCTCCGCGGTCGGCGTATATACCGTAGCCGGCGCGAACGGTCACGTTCTTTACAAAGGATGGGCTCCAGGCAAGCCCCAGCCGCGGCTCAAACATCCATTGACGCCCGGTCAGAGTGGAATTATTGGCGCAGTTGCTCGACTTCGTGGCGCAGAACTCCTTGTTATTTCCCGCGATCACCAAGCCAATGTTGTTGACCGTGTCGGAAGCCAGATCATAGGAATAGGAGCTGGGATAGAAGTTCGTGAGCAGTCCGTTCTTTTCATAAAGCGGGCCATCCCAGTCCCAACGCAGGCCAAGATCCACGGTCAGGTTTGACTTTAGCTTCCAATGATCCTGAGCGAAAAGCCCTGCTTGCCGCGAGCGGAAATAGCGGTTCGTTTCGCCGTTTAGAATCGTGCCTCCGCTCCTGCCACCCAGATTGCCCGTAAGGAAATTCGCGAAGTTATTGAAAGTGAATGTGGCAACCTGATTTTCGCGATTGATGACATTGAGCTGGCCGTAATCGAAGATGCCACCGAAAGACAAATCGTGGTGGCCGTGGACCCAATCGTAGTTTGAGGCACCTTCAAATTGATTCTGAAAAACACCGGCATTTGCAAAATTGTTCGCCGGACCAATACGCAAGCCGTCGAATGTTCCTGAACCCGCGTTGCTAATCGTGATTCCGGGGAAGAAATTGCTGCCGAGGAGGTTGATTCCCGCCGTTGTGGGCGAAAGCTGCTGGCTCGTACCTGCATCCGCGATTTCGCGAATGAAACCGAGGCGCTGCTCCCAGGTCGAATTCGCATTCACGACCGTTGTGTTATCCAAGGACAGGACCTGGCTGCCGGCATGAAGAGTTTGCGGAAATCCAAGGACCTGGCTTACAGCAAAGGGACTCGTGGAAGGGTTCCGTTGATAATAATACTTGCCAGACATGCGATCCCTGGCGCTGAATTCGTAATCGATATTGGCATTGATCTGGTCTGCATGGAATGTACTTGAAGGACCCTGCTCCACGGCGTTGCCGCCAAGCTGACTGATCTCACTCACATTCGTGATGTTCTGCGAAGGAATGAGGTACTGCCCGCTTGGAGTCTTTGCCTGCATGACGGCCAAGGCGACATTGTCGATGTTCCCTTGGGGAACGCCGGCCAAAGTTGCGAGTGTTGCGGCGCTGCGGTCATTTGTCAGACCGCTAGGTACATTGACGATTGCTGTCGCGCCATTGGATGCGTCCGTTACTCTCACACCTTGATACGATCCAAAGAAAAATAGCTTGTCGCGAATAATGGGGCCGCCAAGCGTGCCTCCGAACGTGTTTCTGTGAAGCGCAGGGCGCGGCAGCAGCGGTTCTCCGGTGTTCGGATCGACTCCCGCAGCGTTAAAGAAGAAAGGCGCCGCATTCCAACCAGTGGTCTGATGATATTCGTAGAGCTGTCCGTGCAAATCATTGGTTCCGGACTTCGTGGTCAACTCGACGTGCGCGCCGCTGTTGGCTCCCTGCGAAGCGTCGTACATAGAGGTATTCACATGGAGTTCCTCGATCGTCTCCTGTGGCGGCGTGGGGAGGCCCTCGCCGATCGCGTCGTAAACGGAAGTGTTCGTCTGGATTTGACCGCCCGCCAGGAACTGCTCATTGGTGTTCAGGACGTAACGCGCCTCGCCAACCTGACTCGAAGACTGCCCATTGAACAAATTGTTCGCGTTGACGGAATTAAAGCTGAAGCTGTTGCTGGTGTCTCGCTGGCCATTCGCGAAAATATCCTGGTTGCCCAGTCCCGTGTTGGTTCCCGAGCCGCCGAGCAGATCGGCATTGACGCCGGGGGCCAAAATAGCGAGCTGAGTAAAACTGCCAGTGCCGAGAGGAATCGTCTGAATCACCTCAGGCCCGAGCGTGTAGCCGTTGGTCGTGTCCGTCTGGTTCATCAGCGGCGTTGCGCTCACGGTGATCGTTGTTGTTACTTCGCCGGCCTGCAATGTGACGTTCACAGTCGAGGCCAAATTTCCGCGAACCAAAATGTTCGAGTGGACCTCGGTCTTGAAGCCTTGCTTGGAAATCGTGACGGTGTACGTGCCAATGGGAAGATCGACGATGTTGTAGGAGCCGTCATTTTGCGTGTTGGCGCTGACGGTTAGCCCTGTGTCGACGTTCTTCGCTTGAACCTGCGCTTTGCCAACGACCGCGCCGGAGGTGTCCGTGACTGTGCCGTTGATGGAGCCGAGCGTTTGCTGTGCGCGAAGCGTCAGCGGGACGAGAGCGCTGAGGCATAGCGATACGCACAAGAACACCAAACCACGCAGAAAATTATTCAGCTTCATAAGTTTTATCTCCCACCACTTTAAGATAGTGACTGCTTCTACTACCAGTGCGATGGAGCGTCAAGACGACCTGTGAATATCTCTGGGACAAACACCCTCCAAGGCAGGTCCAAAGCCTCATCGAATAGAGACGAAGAATCTTGCGGACCTGACATTGCAGCTTCATATCTAGCGTGTTACGAGATAATGAAAGGCCAAGGGAAAGCTAACGGAAACAGGATCCTGATTACGCATGATGAGCTGAAATTGAGATGTGATTCAGCGGCAGAAGCGATTCAGCCACCTGGACTCGCACGACCACACCTTTTGGGAGAAGGAGTAGACCGGATTGAGATAGCAGGCAAAACTGACTTTGCCCAGCTTCCTAGGGCTGTTTATTCAGGCTTTCGACCGGCTGGGGCTTCGGATTAGCGTCCCACTGGCTGCCCCAGAGCGCCACTTAACCTCGAAAACAACCGTTTGGCTGTTTGTGCTGGACGAGCACCGGAAAAGCCTGCAAACTGTGGTGCGGTAAAGATTTAGGAGCTTTCTGTCCAGGGGATACGGGGATGGATGGCTTCGCTGGGATAATAAAAATACAGGGCAATCAAGAGTCTTCTTAATTCTGAGGAAAGCGAGGTTCGAGCCATGTCTCTTACGGTTCGCAACCGCATCTGGAAATCAATCGATTGGGCAGCATGCAAGGCTGCCGGCGCGACGTTCAACACGATTCAGTTCTTCAACAAGTACAATCCGAATCCTTCCTTCACGCCGAAGTGGTCGGACAAACCCATCCTGAAGTCATGGGAAAAGAGCAAGCCGACGCTCGGCTGGCCGCGGACGACCGATTCCCTCTGCCCAGGCTGTGTGAAGGAAGCACGCGAAGCCATCATCAATGGCAAAAAGGACTGGACGGATCTCGTCCACGAGAAGGTCGGCGAGATCAAGGCGCAAATCATCGAGCGCGATGGCCAGGTCTGGATGGTGAAAGAGTGCCCCCTCCACGGCAAGTTCGAAGACCTGATGGCCGTCGACGCGAAATTCCTCGAATGGATCGAGAAGAATTTCCCCGGCCGCGACATTCCGGCGCACAACGATGAGGATCTGCACAAGCATGGTTCCAGCACGGTTCGTTACGGCCGCGGCGCAGTCTTGACCGTGGACCTCACCAACCGGTGCAACATGATGTGCGATCCCTGCTTCATGGACGCCAACCAAGTTGGCTATGTGCACGAGTTGAGCTGGGAGGAAGTGCAGGAAATTCTGGACAATGCGCTCAAAATCAAGCCGCGCCGGCAGATGTCCGTGCAGTTCTCCGGCGGCGAGCCGACGATGAGCCCCTATTTTATCGATGCAGTGCGCTACGCCCGCAAGGTCGGATACAACAGCGTGCAGGCGGCGACGAACGGTATCGAGTTCGCCAAGAGCAAGGAGTTCTCCAAGAAGGCCTTTGAGGCCGGCCTCCGCTATGCCTACCTGCAATTCGACGGCATCGGCAACGACGCGAACAGCCACCGGCAGGTCGGCAACTTGTTCGATGTGAAGCTGCGCGCCATCGAGAACATGCACGAAGCGGGCATTGAAATCGTTCTCGTGACGACCATCGTCAACAACGTGAACAACGACCAGGTGGGACCGATCGTTAAGTTCGCGATGGAGAATCCGAAGAAAATCGCGTTCGTATCGTTCCAGCCGGTTTCGTTCACGGGCCGCGACGAAGACATCACGCCAGAACGGCGCATGCGCCAGCGCTACACACTTTCGCATCTGGCCAAGGACGTTAGTCATCAAGTGGGGCAAATCGAGCCGACGCGCGACTGGTTTCCGCTGTCGTTCATCGCGCCGTTTTCAAACTTCGCGGATCACGTTCATGGCCCGGATGCCATGTGGGGTTCACTTTCCTGCGGATGCCATCCGAACTGTGGCGTGGGCACGGCACTGATGGTTCACAAGGAAACCAAGGAGTGGGCGCCGATTTCCCGCTTCTTGAACGCCACGCAACTGGCAAAAGATGTGAACGCCATCACCGATGCGGCTCGCGGCAAGAAGTTTTCTGCGTTCATGCTCGCGCTGGCGATGCTCAGGAACTACAGCCCGTTCCAGGCGCCGCCGAACCTGCGCATCAAGGACATCCTGAAGAAGTTCGACAAGACGTGGGCCGTTTCGGAGAACTCGGACAAAAAGTACGGGCGCACCAATCCAAACCGCACCTACGAAGACGCCATGAAGCGCCGCAGCGAAGATCCGTGGAACATGCTGTTTATCGCCGGCATGTGGTTCCAGGATCTTTTCAACTACGATTTCCGGCGCACAGAGATGTGCATCATCCCGTACGCGACGCAGCAGGGCGAAATTTCTTTCTGCGCGTACAACACGGGAATTGGCTGGCGCAAGATCATCGAGAACATGCACAAGAACGCGACCGTGGCGCAATGGTACAAGGAACACGGTCGGCACGAAATCTACGCCAAGGGCAAGAAGGTGAACCTCGAGCATTACGAGCATTCGCTCAAAGTCGACTCCGCTGACGCCGCGCGCGTTCGCCATCTCGAGCACGACATTCCTCTTACCGCAGCCGAGGAAGACCGCGCACGCCGCCGCAAGGCCATGGAAGAGGCGGCCAAGGTTCGCGCGATCTACGAGGAATTGGTCCTCAAGAAGCCTTCGACGACCGAGGGCGTCGTGCAAATTGGCACGCTTTCGGCGATCAAGGAGGCTGTGCCTGGCGGCACCAAGCCTGTGCAGATCACGGGCGCAAACGGGAACGGCAACGGGGCGAACGGCCACGACGCTGCGAAACGCGAAGTCACCGAGGCGGAAACCGTCGCAGGCGACTAGGTCGTTCGAAGCAATTTCAACCTGAATTTCAAAACGGCTCCGGTTCCTGCTGGAGCCGTTTTTGTTCATGTGAGAAGGCTATGCCGAGCGTGTGACTTTGCGGCGCGGCAAATCTCTGATAGGATTATAGTTTCATTAAATGCAAAGCCTTTGAATTGGAGCATTCATGTCACTGGCATGTGAAATTTGCGGCAAGAAGCCGAGCTACGGAAATGTTGTGAGCCATGCGAACAACCTGCGGAGGCGCCGATGGAATCCGAATCTGCGCCGCGTGAAGGCGCTCGTCGGCGGTGCGCGCAAACACATTCGCGTGTGCACAGCGTGTATCCGAGCCGGGCGCGTCAAGAAAGCTGCCTGAACCTGTCCTCCCATTTCGCCAATCGAAGGAGTTCCTCCGTGTTGAAACGAACAGCTCTTTTCGCCGCCTTCCTGGCGTGCGCTCTGACGATTTCGTGCAGGAGCCAGCAGGCTCCGAACCAGAACGTGTGGGCTACGGTGAACGGAGCGGAGATCAACCGCGCGGAGGTCGACAAATACTACCGCAGCAGAGTGCAGGCGCAGGGCGCCGTGCCGTCGCACGACGAGGCGCTGTCGCTCAAGCTGAGCATTCTCGATCAGTTGATTGACAACGAGCTTTTGTATCAACGCGCGAAAACGCTGAATTTGATCGCGACGGACAGTGAAGTCCAGGACAAGTTCAATCAGTCAAAGGCACCCTTCACCGAGGATGAATTTCAAAGTAAGCTCAAGGAAAGCAGCCTGACAGTGGACGACCTGAAGAACGAAATTCGGCGCGAGCTTTCGATTCAAAAGCTGATGAACCGGGAAGTGGTGGCGAAGATTACCGTCTCTGACGCGGACGTGGCCGATTTTTACGCGAAAAACCAAGCGCAATTTAACGTGGCTGAGCCGCAGTACCACGTCGCGCAGATCGTCGTCACTCCACACCCCGACCCGGGAATTCACAATCGTAAAAACGACAACGCCACAACTCCCGAGCAGGCGAAGCGTAAAGTGACGATGATCGAACAGCAGCTCGGTGCCGGGGCGGATTTCGCCCAGGAAGCGATGGACTACTCCGAAGATACCAACTCCTCAAACGGCGGCGATTTGGGCTTTATTCCGCAATCGTCGCTCAATCAGACCGATCCTGCCCTCAAGACCGCTGTGCTGGCTTTGCAGCCCGGACAAGTGAGCAAGCCGATCGAGCTCAAGGACGGCTATCACATCATCAAACTGATTGCGCGCGAGCCGGCGGGGCAGCGTTTGCTTTCCGATCCGCAGGTGCAGCAATCGATCCGCACGACGCTGCAAAACAGGCGAGAACAATTGCTCCGTGAAGCCTATGTGAGCTCGGCGCGCGACCAGGCGCATGTGGTCAATTATCTCGCCAAGGAAGTTCTCGAATCGGCGGGCAAGCTTCCGAGCGACGACGCGGGCAACTAGCGAAACGAACGGTTTCAATTTGAAGCGTGAGTTTTTTCCTGCAGATTTATTTGCTCGGTTTCAGGCGATTACAGCGAGAATTTCTCCGGCATTCACTGCCTGACCTTCTTTCACGTCGAGGCGTTCGATTTTTCCGGCTTTCGGCGATTTGATTTCATTTTGCATCTTCATCGCTTCGACAACGATCAGGCCTTGCCCGATTTCCACCGAATCTTCATTCTTGACCAAGAGGCGCACAATCTTTCCCGGCATAGGCGCGATTATGGACTGCTTCCCTTCCGCTCCGGCCACTCCGCGGCGGCCGCGATTCCATCGCCGGGGATCGACAACTTCAAAGGGAAATTCGTGTTCGCCAATCATGACGCGAGAGCTTGTTGAATCGGCCGTGACGCTCGCTTCGAATGCCTGCCCTCCGATAAGAACGGAATAGACTCCCGGCTGCACCTCAACCAAATCCGCTGCGACCTCGCGACCATCGAGAAAATTTAGCACTTTTTCACCGTTACGGGCGATTTCCACGGTCCGATCGCGGCGGCCTATTTTTACATTAAGTTTCATCAGCGCTCGGGAATGCCGGCTAATTGATCTTGCCGACCCTGGATTTTCCATCGCGAGGGAGTTTCCGGCGAACCATTCGCAGGTTTGTTTGGAATAGCGTCGTGATTTGCATACCAAAAAGCAGCAACTAAAGCGGCGGCGTCTTCCGCGAGCGCCGCGCCGGCTCTGTGCTTGCCAAACTCTGGCTGTCCTGCCGCCGGCCTAGCGAGCAATTCGTCGAGCCATTTCGTGTAGATTTCCCCGCGGAGGAATTCAGGCTCGGAAAGAATCCGTCGAAAAAGGCCGATATTCGTCTTGATTCCGCGTGCGTAATATTCGCCGAGCGCACCCTGCAGCCGCGCAATGGCTTCCGCGCGATCTTTGCCCGAGGCAATCAATTTGCCGAGCATGGGGTCGTAATCCGTCGGCACGACCCAGCCGGAATAAGCGCCATTGTCCATGCGAATGCCCGGGCCGGAGGGAACGCGAAGGCCGAGAATCTTTCCCGGCGACGGGAAAAAGTTGTTGCCCGGGTCTTCCGCGTAAATCCGGCACTCGATGGCATGACCGCGCAACTGGACGTCTTCTTGTTTGAAAAGCAGCGGTTTTCCGGCGGCGATTTCGATTTGCAGCTTCACAAGATCAACTGACGCGACCAATTCCGTGACGGGATGCTCGACTTGCAGCCGCGTGTTCATTTCGAGGAAATAAAAATTGCGCTGCGCGTCGACCAGAAATTCCATAGTTCCTGCGTTCGTATAGCCACCCGCGCGCGCCAAGCCGACAGCCGCTTCGCCCATGACGCGGCGCAAATCGGGAGTCATGATCGGCGAAGGCGCCTCCTCGATGACCTTCTGATAGCGCCGCTGGACGGAACATTCGCGTTCGCCAAGATAAATGACGTGGCCATGATCGTCGCCGAGGATTTGGATTTCGATGTGACGCGGATGGAAGAGGAACTTCTCCAGGTACAGCCGGCCATCGCCGAAGGCGTTTGTCGCTTCTGAAGCCGCATCGCGCCAGGCAGATCCCAGTTCCTGTTCCCGTTCGACGAGGCGCATGCCCTTGCCTCCACCGCCCGCCACGGCCTTGAGCACGATGGGAAACCCGATTTCTCGCGCTTTTTCGAGAGCCGCGTCAAGTTGCTCAATGGGATGGAGCGTTCCCGGAACGGTGGGTACACCGGTTTCGCGCGCGAGCTGCCGCGCAGCTGTTTTCGAGCCGAGACGCTCCATGGCGGCGGCCGTGGGTCCGATGAAGGCGATGCCCGCATCGGCGCAAGCGCGCGGGAGGCGCGGATTTTCGGCGAGGAACCCGTAGCCCGGGTGCAGCGCGTCGCATCCGGAGGAGTGCGCGACGCCTATGATTTTATCGATGACCAGATAGCTCTCGCGCGAGGGAGCTGTGCCGATGCGATAGGCCTCGTCCGCCAACCGAACGTGAAGCGAGGCGCGGTCGGCGTCGCTGTAAACGACCACGGCGGGAATTCCCATTTCGCGGCACGCGCGCAGAATGCGCACGGCGATTTCACCACGATTGGCGATGAGAATTTTTTTGAACATGGTCAAAGAGGAATATTGCCGTGCTTCTTCCGTGGAGTTGTGTCTCGCTTATTTTCGAGCGAGCGGAGCGCGGCGATAAGCTTCGTGCGCGTCTCGGAAGGTTTGATGACGGCGTCGATATAGCCGCGCTCGGCTGCGACGTAGGGATTCGCAAACCGTTCGCGGAACTCAGCGACCTTTTCCTCCCGCAGGCGCGTGCGATCAGACTCCGGCGCCTGTTCGATTTCGCGTCGATAAACGATGTTGACCGCGCCCTCGGGACCCATCACGGCGATTTCCGCCGTGGGCCAGGCGAAATTGATGTCCGTGCGAATGTGCTTCGACGACATGACACAATAGGCGCCGCCATAAGCCTTGCGCGTAATCACCGTGATTTTCGGCACCGTGGCTTCCGCAAAGGCGAAAAGCAACTTCGCACCGTGCTTGATAATGCCGCCGAATTCCTGCTGCGTGCCGGGCAAAAAACCGGGCACGTCCTCGAAGGTGACCAGCGGGATATTAAATGCGTCGCAAAAACGAACGAAACGAGCGCCTTTGACGGATGCGTTGATATCCAGCACGCCGGCCAGAAACGCAGGCTGATTGGCGACGATTCCCACTGGCTGGCCATCCAGGCGAGCAAATCCGACCACGATATTTTTCGCGAAATGCTCGTGCACTTCGAAAAAATAGTTGTCGTCGACGATGGCATGAATCACGCCCTTTATGTCGTAGGGCTGCATCGGATCCTCGGGCACGATGGAATCGAGCGCGGTGTCGGCGCGGTTGGCAGGGTCGTTGGTGGTGCGGCGCGGAGCGTCGTCGAGGTTGTTCGACGGTAGGAAACTGAGAAGCTCGCGAATCATCGCCAGGCATTCTTTGTCGTCGTGCGCGACAAAATGCGCGACGCCGCTTTTGGCATTATGCGTCATCGCGCCGCCGAGCTCGTGCTTGGTGACTTCCTCATGCGTGACGGTCTTGATGACGTCGGGTCCGGTGACGAACATGTACGAGGTCTTTTCGGTCATGAAAACGAAATCGGTGATGGCCGGCGAATAGACCGCGCCGCCGGCGCAAGGGCCCATGATGGCGCTAATCTGCGGAACGACACCGCTCGCGAGCGTATTGAGCAGAAAAATATCCGCATAGCCGGCCAGAGACATCAC
Encoded here:
- a CDS encoding acetyl-CoA carboxylase biotin carboxylase subunit — its product is MFKKILIANRGEIAVRILRACREMGIPAVVVYSDADRASLHVRLADEAYRIGTAPSRESYLVIDKIIGVAHSSGCDALHPGYGFLAENPRLPRACADAGIAFIGPTAAAMERLGSKTAARQLARETGVPTVPGTLHPIEQLDAALEKAREIGFPIVLKAVAGGGGKGMRLVEREQELGSAWRDAASEATNAFGDGRLYLEKFLFHPRHIEIQILGDDHGHVIYLGERECSVQRRYQKVIEEAPSPIMTPDLRRVMGEAAVGLARAGGYTNAGTMEFLVDAQRNFYFLEMNTRLQVEHPVTELVASVDLVKLQIEIAAGKPLLFKQEDVQLRGHAIECRIYAEDPGNNFFPSPGKILGLRVPSGPGIRMDNGAYSGWVVPTDYDPMLGKLIASGKDRAEAIARLQGALGEYYARGIKTNIGLFRRILSEPEFLRGEIYTKWLDELLARPAAGQPEFGKHRAGAALAEDAAALVAAFWYANHDAIPNKPANGSPETPSRWKIQGRQDQLAGIPER
- a CDS encoding acyl-CoA carboxylase subunit beta, whose amino-acid sequence is MRKHHHDPLEELRRRSAEAEAGGGAARREREHKEGKLSARERIELLLDEGSFEELDKFVKHRGTDFGMADQRPSGDGFVSGFGRIDGRLIYVFAQDFTVFGGSLSEANAGKISKIMKLAMNNGAPVIGLNDSGGARIQEGVMSLAGYADIFLLNTLASGVVPQISAIMGPCAGGAVYSPAITDFVFMTEKTSYMFVTGPDVIKTVTHEEVTKHELGGAMTHNAKSGVAHFVAHDDKECLAMIRELLSFLPSNNLDDAPRRTTNDPANRADTALDSIVPEDPMQPYDIKGVIHAIVDDNYFFEVHEHFAKNIVVGFARLDGQPVGIVANQPAFLAGVLDINASVKGARFVRFCDAFNIPLVTFEDVPGFLPGTQQEFGGIIKHGAKLLFAFAEATVPKITVITRKAYGGAYCVMSSKHIRTDINFAWPTAEIAVMGPEGAVNIVYRREIEQAPESDRTRLREEKVAEFRERFANPYVAAERGYIDAVIKPSETRTKLIAALRSLENKRDTTPRKKHGNIPL